One window of the Rosa rugosa chromosome 3, drRosRugo1.1, whole genome shotgun sequence genome contains the following:
- the LOC133736828 gene encoding uncharacterized protein LOC133736828: protein MLDPHTNDHPFLFNPENTSETTYGTWQPINYSSRAQKTAQNYKSWKSMGALRFNAAEEESPSGVCSPPLWKTTTTTSPPKSPNRLVNNYRSLSPASRTQAIARGQRELMEMVRNMPESCYELSLKDLVERPRMVEVEVDEDDASTEALVRREDGKVKKNNDRKKPMVVRSGSFDSGGFLLKMVFPISLGSNKKNKTVMINKNKKNKSDSVEGDSTTAKVSPRPSVDKDWWKKRVSSSGGSGRSESGVSSIISGSIKSSSGSSTSSCSSRSSSRRKTGGCWSFILLKKKRQD from the coding sequence ATGCTTGACCCTCACACAAACGACCACCCTTTTCTTTTTAACCCAGAAAACACGAGCGAAACTACTTACGGTACTTGGCAACCTATCAACTACTCTTCCCGGGCTCAGAAAACAGCTCAGAACTACAAGAGCTGGAAGAGCATGGGCGCTCTTCGTTTTAATGCCGCCGAGGAGGAGTCCCCCTCCGGCGTTTGCTCCCCGCCTCTGTGgaaaaccaccaccaccaccagccccccgaaaagcccgaaccgGCTTGTGAACAATTACCGGAGTCTTTCGCCGGCTTCTCGGACACAGGCCATTGCCAGAGGACAGAGAGAGCTGATGGAAATGGTGCGCAACATGCCCGAGTCGTGTTACGAGCTTTCGCTCAAGGATCTTGTGGAGAGGCCAAGAATGGTGGAGGTTGaggtggatgaagatgatgcgAGCACTGAAGCTTTGGTGAGAAGGGAAGATGGGAAGGTGAAGAAGAATAATGATAGGAAGAAGCCAATGGTGGTGAGGAGTGGGAGTTTTGACAGTGGGGGGTTTCTGTTGAAGATGGTGTTTCCAATTTCGTTGGGGTCCAATAAGAAGAATAAGACGGTGATGATCAATAAGAATAAGAAGAACAAGAGTGattctgtggagggagatagtACTACTGCAAAGGTTTCTCCCAGGCCTAGTGTGGATAAGGATTGGTGGAAGAAAAGAGTTTCTTCTTCAGGAGGATCGGGGAGAAGTGAAAGCGGTGTTTCGAGTATTATTAGTGGAAGCATCAAAAGTAGTAGTGGTAGCAGCACCAGCAGTTGTAGCAGCAGAAGCAGCAGCAG